GAATCCCTTGGTCATTGTGGTTATAACCCATTTTTAAAAGTCCTGAAAAGGACTTTTTTTTACCCATAATTTTTTTGCGCATCAAAGTTTCACCTAATAAACTCTAAATGAAAAAAATAATCACACTTTTATGTTTACTAGCCAATATCGGGATAGTAAGTAGTCAAAGTTCTATTATTAACAGCAAAAAATTTTCCATAAATAAAGACACTGTAAAGAAATCTACTAAAGTTGTAGAAAAAGTTGTTGAACCAGTTGCTATCGCCCCAGATACTGTAATTGTTGAAACTGGAAAATTTGTATTTTTTAAAAAAGATGCCCATGCTTCTTATTACCATGATAAATTTAATGGTAAAAAAACGGCTAGCGGAAAGCGATTTGATAACAAAAAGTTAACCGCAGCACATCGAAAATTTCCTTTTGGAACCAAACTCCGAATTACTAATGAAGCCAATGGTAAATCTGTAATAGTAGAGGTGATTGATAGAGGTCCTTTTGCAAGAGGAAGAGAAATCGATTTAAGTAAAAAAGCTTTTATGGACATTACTTCTAATAAAAATAGTGGAGCAGTAATTGTGAAAATCGAAGAATTACAAAAATAATTATTTTTAGTGCAGAGCTTGGTTAAAAGTAATTAGCTCACTCTGCACTAATTATTTTTAACTCAAATCACCAATTTTTATAAGGATTGTTATTTAGATAAGAATTGTAATATCTTTTATCGTTCGTTACTTCTTCACCAAGCCAAATCGGTTTTTCAAAGAATTCTGTTTCAGATTGTAATTCAATTTCAGCCATAGTCAGGCCTTCATTTTCACCATAAAATTCATCAATTTCTACAATGTGATTCCCCGATTTTACTTCAAATCGGATTTTGTCAATCACACCAGCTTCACATAAAAGCAATAGTTTTTCGGCCTCATCAACTGAGATTTCTTTTTCCCATTCAAAACGAGATAAACCAGAATTATTCGAAATTCCTTTTATAGTCAAAAATCCTTTGTCTCCTTTTATTCGTACTCGAACTGTTCTTTCAGGAACGGAACTTAAATAGCCTTGTTTTATTCTATTTTGAGCAAAAGCTTCGGCTTTGAATGCATCTGAAGTCACCAAAAATTTTCGTTCTATTTCAATCATTTTCCATTATTATTTTTATTAATCTAAGGAGCTTTATCCAGCTGTCCACTATATCTTTTTCTTTTTAAAGAAAAAAGAAAAAGGATGTCGTTTCCATCTGGGCTAGTAAGTCCATCAAAGATATTCATTTATTTTTTAACACTTTTGTCATCTCATTTCTTTAAAACGTTTCTAAATTTGTGACATGCTCGAACCAATTCCAAATAGAAAGATAATACACATCGACATGGATGCATTCTATGCTTCGGTAGAGCAAATGGACAATCCCGAATTGCGAGGGAAGCCTGTTGCAGTAGGTGGTGCAGAGAATCGAGGGGTGGTTTCGGCAGCAAGTTACGAGGCTAGAAAATTTGGAGTTCGCAGTGCTATAAGTGGTGTTTTGGCTAAAAAAAATTGTCCGGAACTTATCTTTGTAAAACCGCGCTTTGATCGGTACAAAGAAATCTCAAAAAAAATACACAAAATTTTTCGTGATTATACGGATTTGGTTGAGCCATTATCGCTGGACGAAGCCTATTTGGATGTAACCAAAAATAAAAAAGGAAATCCCAGCGCCACTTTATTGGCTGAAGAAATTAGATTACGAATATTTAATGAAGTAGGTTTAACAGCTTCAGCTGGAATTTCGGTTAATAAATTTGTTGCCAAAATTGCGAGTGATTATAATAAACCTAATGGTCAAAAAACGGTTAATCCAGATGAAGTAATTGCTTTCTTAGAACAATTACCGATTCAAAAATTTTATGGAGTAGGGAAAGTTACTGCTGAAAAAATGTTTCAACTTGGAATTTTTACAGGTTTGGATCTTAAAAGCAGACCAATAGAATTTCTCGAAAAACATTTTGGTAAATCCGGAAGTTTCTATTATAATGTAGTGAGAGGTGTACACAACAGTGAAGTAAAATCTAATCGAATAGCTAAATCGGTAGCTGCTGAATATACTTTTGATAGTAATCTATCTTCCGAAATATTCATGTTGGAAAAGCTTGAAAAAATTGCAGCTGAATTGGAACGACGTTTGAAAAAACATCAAATTTCAGGAAAAACAATCACTCTTAAAATTAAATATAGTGATTTTACTCAACAAACACGAAGTAAAACTATACCCTATTTCATTGCAGATAAATCATTGATTTTGGAAACTGTCAGGGAGTTATTGTATCAAGAAAGAATGAAAGATTCAGTACGATTGTTGGGGATTTCATTAAGCAATTTAAATACCGAAATGAAGAAAACAATAGTGGTGCAACTCAAATTTGATTTCTAATTTAGTGGCGAGTTTTCTTTTGCTTTTACTGTTGTTGCTCAATATAACTTATTTGCTCTTTTATTTCCTGTGGTATTTCTTCAAGAAGAACATCATTTATTTCTTCATAATGTCTACCATCTTCATAGCCTATGGAAACACATACGGATAGTGTTTGTCTCGCCAGTCCTTTGAAAGTTCCTTTAATCGGAGTGCAATCATGAAAATTTCTGCCTACAGCAAGTTTTACGTGATTGTCCATTGTCCATATATTATTGGTTGGATCTAGTCCAAGCCAGCCTTGTGTTGGAGTGTAAATTTCGACCCATGCATGAGTAGCACCTTCACCTCTTAGACCACTTTCGTTAGGACAGATATAGCCACTTACATATCTTGAAGGGATACCGATAGTTCTTAAAAGCTGAAGCAAGACATGTGCGAAATCCTGGCAAACTCCTTTTTTTAGATCTAAAATTTCGTCAATTGTAGTTTCTATATTAGTAATTCCTTTAGTGTAGGTAAAGTTGTTAAATATATATTGATTGCATAATTGGGCAATGGTTATGATCGACATGTTTTCTATGGCTATCGTTTCCAAAATGTTATGAATCTCTTGTTGCTTTATAATTGTTTCTGGGTAGCTAAGTCTTAGTAAGGTTATGTCTTTGCTTTTTTCTTCTTCAATATCTTTTACGGAGGTGTCGTCAATTGCGGGAATTTTGCGAGGATGGTTTACTCGAACTGTCATTCGAGATTCAATAATCATTTCTTGATGTGCTTCTAAATTGTTGAAATTAGCAAAACGATTACCATAATAGTCACGAAAATATTCTACTTCGGGATCATTAGTAATAAAAAGTTGATAGTCAAGAACTTCTTGATTGTCAAAATTATGTGGAAATAAACGAATTTCGTTTATGCTTTCTTTTATAGGCCAGCTGTATTGGTATTTTGTGATGTGTACGATTTTGAATATTGCCATATAGCTAGGTGTAAGAAAAAAATAATTTAGAAAAATCGATAGAAAATTGAGTTAACTGTTTTTTTGTTGTTTCTAAAACATCTTCTAATTGTTCGTTTGTTAGGTGTTGGTAATCTGTGTAGACTACATAACTTTTTAATCTCCCAAATTGATTGTATAGCGTCTTGGCTTCACTTATTTCGCTGTCTTTTACAAGGCAATCCAAATATTTATTGATTAAGTCTAAAGTAAAAATTACTGAATGTGCAAAATCATAGTTAAAAACAACATGTTCAACGACTTTTCTATTATGTTTAATGTTGCTATAGCTTTTAAGGTATAATTCATAACCTGATAAGGAAAGCAAGAGTCTTTTCCAGTACATTGTGTCTTCATTTCCGTCCAAATTGTAATTAATCGGGATGAAATAGGCTTGTGTCATGGATATGGTCTGTAAACATCGTTCGATTAGTTTTCCAATACTCGAAAAACTCCAGCCTAGTCCTCTTGGCATGGTAACATGGAAGATTCCATTATAAAGTAGTAGTTCTTTATTGAGTTTGTTTACAACTTTTAAGGCATCAGAAGTTTCCAGTTTTTGAGGAAGATCGTCGGAATTCATATAATGATAGAGCGAATTGATGTGTTCCCAAAGTTCTTTGGTAATTTTATCTTGAGATCCTCTGGCATTTTCACGTGCTTTTATGACTAAATTTTTGACTGAATTGTGATTTAAACTATCACAAATTATATACTTCAAAACAAAGTTGGTGTCATATTGAACTTCATTTATTTGTTCATGAGTCAAATCAGTATAGTAATTTAATAAAGGCTTGTAACCTTGGCAATCATCAGTTTCTTTGTCAAATGATAGAATGTAGCTTGTGTTAAGAGTAAGTAACATGCCATCTGTTCTTTCCATATATCTATTGAGCCAGAACATTCCGTCTGCAACTCGACTTAGCATGTTTGCTTTCATTAGAATCGATTTTTAAAATTGAGATATGTAGAATTTGTTTTTTGAAAATCGCATGAGTGTATTTTCTTCTGATTTGCTATTTTTAAATCAGAAGAAATTAAAGTATATACCAATTCTTTATTTGTAACCTGAGTCCAATTGAATTGGGGATAATAGCAAAAAATCCAAATCTTTGTCTTTAGCGTAGAGCAGGAACTATGTTTCTAGAAATGCCAAATGTTTCTGCTCCTAAAAATAATTGAACTCAGATTGTTTTAGCATTTGTATATAATTGGCTCCACTATAGTTTCGATGATCGATTCGATAATGGGAGCCTGAGCTTCAAAACGAATTGATTTTTCTTTGTTTGTCGAAGTGTTTGAAACGATTCTTGTCATAGTTGTTTTCATTTGAATTGATTTAAAAATTAATAAAATAGAATTTGATTTTTTTTACAAGTTGCATGATTTTGTTTTCTACTATAATGAGTTTTGGTGCTTCTAAATTGGGACCTTTTGCTGCTTTAATAGATTTTATTTTGCTTTTTTTTTTATTTGTTGGTTTGATTTCTATAATAGATCCATCGAAAGGGTCTGCCATGGGATCAAAAACTATGGTTTGTGATGTTGTAGGATTTGGTACTTCCTCTTTTATAATTTCTTCTTGGGTTATAGTTTTTGCGTCGTTTAAATGTTCTAAAACCATTTCGGGTAAAAAGGCAAACTTTGTACTATTGTTTTTTTCTGTGTTTATTTTATTCTTTTCCATTTTGATTCATTTTAAATATTTAAAATGAAATTACTTTATGATCCAAGTGTCTTTACTTCCTCCTCCTTGAGAAGAGTTTACGACCAATGAACCTTCGGTTAGTGCGACTCGAGTTAGTCCTCCAGGCACAATTTCTACTCCATTGGGTCCGCATAAAGCATAAGGTCTTAGATCAACATGGCGTAATTTCAATTGGCCATCGATTAAACAAGGGACTGTGCTGAGTTGAATTATAGGTTGTGCTATAAAATTTCTAGGGTTTGCGAGAATGGCTATTTTGCCATTCTCAAGTTCTTCTTGGGAAGCTTTATTTCCCATTATCATTCCGTATCCGCCGCTTCCATTGGTTTCTTTGATCACCATGTTTTCCATATTGGCAAATACTAATTCTCTTTCCTCTTTGTTTTCCATTTGGTATGTTGGAACATTTTTAAGTATGGGTTCTTCGTTGAGATAATATTTGATCATGTCAGGAACGTAGGCATAGACCGCTTTGTCATCGGCAACACCATTGCCAACTGCATTTACTAGAGCTACATTGCCGTGACGATAGGCGCTAATAAGACCAGGTACGCCCAGAGAGCTGTCCGGTTTAAAAACTAATGGATCAAGATAATCGTCGTCTAAACGGCGATAAATAACATCTACTTGCTGTAACCCGGAAGTAGTTTTCATGAACACTTTGTTATTGTTGACGACTAAATCCCTTCCTTCTACAAGTGGAATTCCCATTTGTCGGGCTAAAAAAGTATGTTCATAGTATGCCGAATTATAAACGCCAGGCGTAAGTAGAACCACGTTTGGCTTAGATACATTTCGCGGAGAAAGCGAAACCAATATGTTGTGAAATATATTTGGATAATTTCCAACCGTATTTACTTTATTGGTGGCAAGCATGTCGGGAAAAATACGTTTTGTAATTTCTCGGTTCTCCAGCATATAGCTCACACCACTTGGGCATCTTAGATTGTCTTCAAGGACATAGAATTCTCCTTTTGCTCCACGTATTAAATCAATCCCAGCAATATGCACATGAATGCTATGTGGTACTTTTATTCCTTGAACTTCTTGTATATAATGTGGACATGACGCTATTAATGAGGCGGGGATTATGCCGTCTTTTATAATGTGTTGTCCATTGTACACATCTTCCAAAAATAAATTAAGAGCTTTTAATCGTTGTTTGATTCCGGTTTCTACTTCACTCCATTCGGCTTTGGTTATTATTCGGGGAATGATGTCAAACGGAAAAATTCTTTCTATTCCTTGATTATTATCGCTATAAACAGTAAATGTTATGCCTTGGTTCATAAACAAATCTGATGCCTGCAATTGTTTGTCGTTTAGGCTTTCTGGATTCAGGTTTTGTAATGTATGAAGAACATGTGCGTAGGAATCTCTTACTCCTTCGTTAGAGAACATTTCATCCCAACCTTTTGGGTCTAATATTGGCATCAGTTTCATCATATTCCTCTAATATTAAATAATTAATAGTATCGTGTAATATGGCCTTTTTGGCGTGTGTTCGACACTAAATTATTAAATTATTATCACCGAAATCGACGTTGTTGTGATTATTTTTTAATTTATATGATTTTCTTTTTTAGCTAATCTTTTTTTATCAATTCTAATTTTTTTGTTTAGATTTTTTTTTGATTTCGTATTCGTTGGCTTTCAGTATTGATAACATTCTGGATGTCAATATAGAATGTTTTGTTTTGTGGATGTTTTATTCTGAGTTGATGAAATTGAGTTTTGTCTAAACAAAAGACCATCAGCAATGATGGTCTTTTGTTTCCTGTGTTAGGTTGTATATACTTAGGTATACGTTCTCTTGTTTGAGTTTTGAGCAAAAAAAAAAGACCATCATTTCTGATAGTCTTTTTTGCTCCCCCTCTTGGGCTCGAACCAAGGACCCTCTGATTAACAGTCAGATGCTCTAACCAACTGAGCTAAGGAGGAATCACCTTAAAGGTATGTATGTTTGCTAAAAAAAGTTTGCTCCCCCTCTTGGGCTCGAACCAAGGACCCTCTGATTAACAGTCAGATGCTCTAACCAACTGAGCTAAGGAGGAAGTTGTTGCTCTTTTTAGCGAGTGCAAATATAGGATTAAATTTAAATGTAGCAAACAAAAAAAGCAAAAATAACAATCTTTTTTATTTGCCTACAATCGCTTTATAAATATCATTTCCATTAGCAAAAAGTAACAGGCTGATAAGCAATACAAAACCAACCATTTGTGCGTTCTCTAAGAATTTGTCACTTGGTTTTTTTCCGCTCACAATTTCAAACAATAAAAACATTACGTGACCACCGTCAAGTGCTGGAATAGGCAATAAGTTCATTACGCCAAGCATTATTGATAAAATGGCTGTGATGCTCCAAAAAACTTCCCAGCTCCAAGAACTTGGAAAAATATTATAGATAGCTGCAAAACCACCCACTTGTTTGTAAGCTTTGGTCTCAGGATTGAAAATCATTTTTAATTGTTTTCCGTATCCTACCAATTGATCTTTCCCTTTTTGGATCCCGAAAGGAATAGATTCCATGAAACCGTATTTTTGATGTGTAATTTTATAATAGCCTAATTTTTCTAAAGAATCAAGGCCTAAACCACCAAGCTGAACTCCTAATTTGCCTTCATTATTTACTTTAACATTTATAGCCACTTGTTTTTGATCTCTCAAAATCATAGCTGAAACCGTTTTGTTCTTGTTGTTTTGTAAAATTACTTTGGCTTGGTCAAGATATTTTGTTGGCTGACCATTTAGTGATATAAGAATATCTTTTGCTTTTAAATCTTTGTTGGAAGAATCATCTGAGATCTTTCCTATAACAAATGGAATTCGAATAGTGGCTAATGGTTCTTTTTCAACTTTAGACAATTGATCAACAAAATCATGGGGCATTTTTATAGTCTGTTCAACACCATTTCTGTCAATCACAACTTCTTTGGCTAAAATTACTTTACCACTAATTTCTTTGTCAAAACGAATGATTTTTTCTCCATCAACAGCTACTATTTTGTCACCAGATTTGAATCCGGCATTTATCATGGCTTGGTTTTCTATCAAAAGACCATCTTTCATATCAGCGTTTGCAATATAAGAATCACCATAAACAAAGGCCATACCTATATATATAATGAAAGCAAGTATAAAGTTTACCGTTACACCACCCAACATAATAATTAAACGTTGCCAAGCTGGTTTAGAACGAAATTCCCAAGGTTGTGCAGGCAAAGCCATTTGTTCCTTGTCCATACTTTCGTCAATCATTCCAGATATTTTTACGTATCCACCAAGTGGCAACCATCCAATACCGTAAACAGTTTCACCAATTTGTTTTTTAAACAGTGAATATTTTACGTCAAAAAACAAATAAAATTTCTCGACTCTGGTTTTGAATAATTTAGCAGGAATGAAATGTCCTAATTCGTGAAGTATAATAAGTAATGATAAGCTCAATAAAAATTGAGAAAGCTTGATAACTATTTCCATTTTTTAATTTTCGGTTCTTTAATGACGGACAAAAGTACTATTTTCTATTTTATTAATTACGCAATATTAACGCGTATCGTTTTAAAACTTTGTTAATTAATACGATTTTCATTTTTAATTTGCAGTTTGTACAATAACTTTACTACCTATAAATCATGTTTTATTACTCTTTTACTTAAAACATTAATTTCGTTGTATTTATGTCTTCACAATTATTTTCTCCACTACAAATAAAAAGTATTACGTTTAAAAACAGAATTGCAATTTCTCCAATGTGTCAATATTCCGCTGAAGAAGGTTTTGCTAATAATTGGCATTTAGTACATCTTGGTAGTCGAGCTACAGGAGGTGCAGGTCTAATCATTCAGGAAGCGACAGCTGTTTCCCCAGAAGCCAGAATTTCTCCAGCCGATTTGGGTCTGTGGAGTGATGATCACATCAAAAAGCTGAAAAAAATTACCAAGTTTATCATCAGTCAAGGTTCAGTTGCAGGTATACAACTAGCACATGCTGGCCGAAAAGCTAGTGTTTCAGCACCTTGGTATGGCAACAAAAAATTAGCTCAAAATCACGGAGGTTGGGAAACAGTAGCTCCAAGCGCTATCGGATATCATGAAAACGAGCTAATCCCTACAGCATTAGATAAAGAAGGAATTCAAAAAGTGATAGACGATTTTAAATTAGCTACCCGCAGAGCAGTTCTTGCAGGATATCAAGTATTAGAAATTCATGGTGCGCATGGTTATTTATTGCACCAATTTTTGTCGCCTCTAACGAATTTAAGGAACGATGAATATGGAGGAAGTTTTGAAAACAGGATCCGATTTACACTTGAAGTTTTAAAAGCAGTACAATCGGAATGGCCAAAAGATTTCCCGTTATTAGTGAGAATTTCTGCTACTGATTGGGCAGAAGGTGGATGGAATGTTGAAGAATCAATTGAATTGTCAAAAATTTTAAAAGAAAAAGGAGTTGACTTAATAGATGTTTCTTCGGGTGGATTGGTATCACATCAACAAATTCCTTTAGGACCTAATTACCAAGTTCCTTTTGCAGAACAAATAAAAAAAGAAACCAATATATTGACAGGAGCTGTTGGCTTGATTACCACTTCTCAACAAGCCGAAGATATTGTAGCGAGTGGTAAAGCTGATATAGTTTTATTTGCTAGAGAATCGCTTAGAAATTCGAATTTAGGTTTTGATTTCGCACACGAATTGGGAGTTGATGTAGAATGGCCGAGACAATATGAACGAGCCAAAATAAAATAAAAATAACAATGCAAAAAATTAAAACAGCACTATTATCTTATGGAATGTCAGGAAAAGTTTTCCACGCTCCTTTCTTAGAATTTCATCAAGGATTTGAATTGGTTGGTTCTTGGGAAAGAAGTAAGCAATTAATTCAATTGGATTATCCAAACGTAAAAAGTTTTGCTACTCTGGAAGAAGTACTTCAAAGCGATGTTGATTTGGTAATTGTTAATACACCAGTTGGAACCCATTTTGAATATGCTAAGCTAGTTTTACTTGCCGGAAAAAATGCTGTTGTTGAAAAAGCTTTTACAACTACTGTTGGCGAAGCTCGAGAATTAGCAAACCTTGCTAAAGAAAAAGGATTAAAACTTTCAGTATTTCAAAATAGAAGATGGGACAGCGATCTTAAAACAGTACAACAAATAGTTTCCAGTAAAGTTCTAGGAGAATTGGTAGAAGCCGAAATTCATTTTGATCGTTATAATCCAATTTTGAGCCCAAAAACACATAAAGAGACGGCCAATTCTGGTGCTGGAATTCTAAAGGATTTAGGACCACATATAATTGATCAGGCATTGTATTTATTTGGATTTCCCAAAAGTGTTTTTGCTGATATTCGAATAACCAGAGAAAATTCTTTAGTGGACGATTGGTTTGATATTTTGTTGTTTTACACAGATTTTAGAGTGCGATTAAAAGCTAGTTTTTTTGTGAGAGAAGCTAATCCAGCGTATGTTATTCATGGAAAAAAAGGTTCGTTCTTGAAACCTCGAGGTGATGTTCAGGAAGATGAATTGAAATTGGGTAAAAAACCAAATTTAGATTCTTGGGGAACAGAGCCAAAAGAACTTGAGGGTTTTTTACACACCGAAATTGACGGCGAAATTATAAAGAAAAAAGTACCAACACTTCAAGGAAATTATTATTCTTTTTTTGAAGGTGTATATCAGTCAATTGCTAACGGCTTACCAGAGCCTGTGTCAGCCGAAGATGGAACTCATGTGATGCAGATTATTGAGGCATCCATTCAAAGTTCTGAAGATAAAAGAGGTATTGATTTATAAACAATAACGTTATAACTCAGGAAGCTTATAGTAATAATGACTTTAAATAAATTCATTTGTTATCTTTGCAAAACACTAAATAGCGATAATTTTGCAGTACTTCAATTTTATAGGTTGGTATAAAGCCAAAGGAAAATACAAGAAAAACTATCGAGATGCCAAAGCATCCTATTTGCTTAGGATTCGTTTAGCGGTTTCGATGTTTTATTTTGCTATGGGTTTGTGTTTTGCTACTTGGGCAAGCAGAATTCCAACTATAAAATCAGCACTCAATTTAAGTGACGGTCAATTGGGAACTATTCTTTTTGCTTTGCCTGTAGGACAGTTAACAATGATGTATTTTTCGGGTAAATTAGTTACTCGTTTTGGCAGTCATCGTATTTTGCCCTTTGCTATTTTGATGTATGCAGTAAGTTTAACGAATTTGGGTCTAGCCCAAAATGCTTGGCAATTAGCTCTTGGATTATATGCCTTTGGAATTTTTGGTAACCTTACTAATATAGCTGTAAATACTCAAGGCGTTTATACTGAAGGTCTTTTTAAAAGAACCATTATGTCTTCCTTTCATGGAATGTGGAGTTTAGCTGGATTTACTGGAGCATTAGTAGGTTTAGGAATGTTAGCATTACAACTCACTACATATATTCATTTCTTAATAGTTGCTTTTATTGCATTTTTGTTGATTGCCTTTAATTTCAAACTCTTAATTAAAGCCAAAGAGACAATTAAAGTACAGAAAAAAAAGGGACTCAGTAAGCCAGATCAAACTTTAGTCTTACTAGGTGTTATCGGTTTTTGTAGTATGGCCAGTGAAGGAATTATGTTTGATTGGAGTGGCGTTTTCTTTAAAGATATTGTAAAAGCTCCTGGGGCTTTAATAATTCTGGGCTACACTTCTTTTATGATTATGATGGCAAGTGGTCGCTTTTTTGGTGACAAATTAATCAATAGATATGGACGAAAAAAGGTAATGCAAATCAGTGGAGTTATGATTTCATCAGGTTTCTTTACTGCTGTTGCTTTTCCTTATATCATACCTTCAATGCTTGCTTTTATGGTTATAGGATTGGGAGTTTCTACCGTAGTTCCTACTTTGTATAGTATAGCAGGTAAACATCCAACAATACCTACTGGCGAAGCTTTGACGACTGTTTCAAGTGTTAGTTTTCTTGGATTTTTGATGGGGCCACCTGTTATTGGTCATATTGCCGAACTATCAAGTTTGCGTTTTTCTTTTGCCTTTATTGGGATTTTTGGTGTTCTCATCGCTTTTATGGTAGGTCGTATCAAAGTGATTAGCGAATAATCACAAAATATAAGTATTTACTTCTTTTTTTAAATAGTTTTTTTCTTATGTTTGCCTCCGATTTCAATGGAGAGTTGTTTCTATTGGATTGATATTTTAAACGCCACAGTTGATTTAGGACTTTACATTATTATTTTTCCAAACCTTTTTTATCCTTTTTTTTAAACGAATTTAATCTTTGGGTTAGTTGTGTTTTGTCACGGCTCATTCCATTTGTTTGTAAAATAGGTATGCGGAAATTTTTGTTAGGAATGCTTTTTTTATGGAATGTGACTTTTATTTTAGCCCAAAAACCAATAGGTGTTAAAGGGAAAGTTATTGATTCTAAAACACAAAAACCATTAGAGAATGTAGTGGTTTCAATTGAAAATACCCAGCTGATGCAACTTACTTCGGGCGATGGTGTTTTTGCTTTTTATTCAGTCACGTTGGGAAATCAATTACTGCTTTTACATAGTCAGGGTTTTAAGGATATATTGCTTTCTATTGTAATTACTAAAGACCAAATGCTTGATTTAGGAGCAATTCCAATGGAAGACAACCAAATGGTTGAACAACAAACAGGTTTAATCACACTTCTTGAAAGTGATTTGAGTGATGACAATAGCGGTTCCGAAAGTACTTCGGGACTTTTACAATCTTCCAGAGATGCTTTTCAGCAAGCAGCAGCTTTCAATTGGGGACAAGCTCGTTTTAGAATCCGGGGCTTGGATAGCCAGTATGCAACTACAACCATTAACGGCGTTACGATGAACAAACTCTTTGATGGCAGGCCACAATGGGGTGATTGGAGTGGGTTGAATAATGCAGTTCGGAATCAGGAATTTACAGTTGGTTCTTTTCCTTCGGATTATGTTTTTGGAGGGATTTTGGG
The Flavobacterium sp. 5 DNA segment above includes these coding regions:
- a CDS encoding MFS transporter — protein: MQYFNFIGWYKAKGKYKKNYRDAKASYLLRIRLAVSMFYFAMGLCFATWASRIPTIKSALNLSDGQLGTILFALPVGQLTMMYFSGKLVTRFGSHRILPFAILMYAVSLTNLGLAQNAWQLALGLYAFGIFGNLTNIAVNTQGVYTEGLFKRTIMSSFHGMWSLAGFTGALVGLGMLALQLTTYIHFLIVAFIAFLLIAFNFKLLIKAKETIKVQKKKGLSKPDQTLVLLGVIGFCSMASEGIMFDWSGVFFKDIVKAPGALIILGYTSFMIMMASGRFFGDKLINRYGRKKVMQISGVMISSGFFTAVAFPYIIPSMLAFMVIGLGVSTVVPTLYSIAGKHPTIPTGEALTTVSSVSFLGFLMGPPVIGHIAELSSLRFSFAFIGIFGVLIAFMVGRIKVISE
- a CDS encoding Gfo/Idh/MocA family oxidoreductase; this encodes MQKIKTALLSYGMSGKVFHAPFLEFHQGFELVGSWERSKQLIQLDYPNVKSFATLEEVLQSDVDLVIVNTPVGTHFEYAKLVLLAGKNAVVEKAFTTTVGEARELANLAKEKGLKLSVFQNRRWDSDLKTVQQIVSSKVLGELVEAEIHFDRYNPILSPKTHKETANSGAGILKDLGPHIIDQALYLFGFPKSVFADIRITRENSLVDDWFDILLFYTDFRVRLKASFFVREANPAYVIHGKKGSFLKPRGDVQEDELKLGKKPNLDSWGTEPKELEGFLHTEIDGEIIKKKVPTLQGNYYSFFEGVYQSIANGLPEPVSAEDGTHVMQIIEASIQSSEDKRGIDL
- a CDS encoding NADH:flavin oxidoreductase/NADH oxidase — protein: MSSQLFSPLQIKSITFKNRIAISPMCQYSAEEGFANNWHLVHLGSRATGGAGLIIQEATAVSPEARISPADLGLWSDDHIKKLKKITKFIISQGSVAGIQLAHAGRKASVSAPWYGNKKLAQNHGGWETVAPSAIGYHENELIPTALDKEGIQKVIDDFKLATRRAVLAGYQVLEIHGAHGYLLHQFLSPLTNLRNDEYGGSFENRIRFTLEVLKAVQSEWPKDFPLLVRISATDWAEGGWNVEESIELSKILKEKGVDLIDVSSGGLVSHQQIPLGPNYQVPFAEQIKKETNILTGAVGLITTSQQAEDIVASGKADIVLFARESLRNSNLGFDFAHELGVDVEWPRQYERAKIK